A genomic window from Primulina eburnea isolate SZY01 unplaced genomic scaffold, ASM2296580v1 ctg870_ERROPOS2543523+, whole genome shotgun sequence includes:
- the LOC140822488 gene encoding uncharacterized protein, translating to MKPMLAKSSVGNIRKPVKFLAPGKLAKERGYGHKTRPVGDSNGNASAHKSLGGIQRLQVEQEAQYIGYQRRIGGISAHTLIVHFGEDEWKERDFTDDSSFLEILNICKKFIDIYSVGFKVTDGDGKPLRNDKDLLAMLNEHEYVENIDIYVDVDETAQPLLFKLPEDNTTSDYISIPRVPKVRDTKILGDYKANEKVIVRGDVVNGSEQASTVQWFITISKNFDIETGLQSISECTINKDFQIPIEAVGHYLVAKFTPMTEDGESGESSYVVTDKYVDDSATQKARKVRGKNKNKKIAALKSGEKMEIEFYNNRAVGKHHRYWSRHLGKIVRDKHICPIQVKTWKELTELDKQHMWDSVKECFFNPNIELYREHTLEHMGALWTAWRSSLNVDYVRPCKTKAEVLKNVPQGFNAKECDWLVTNKFLTDGFQKTSNQNSNNRVNGVMPHRTGSKPHRQLIYEMGGKDNNPPDIAKIFYETRHKNGKLVDPETQEKYDEIVKTVQSNASLSHIEVVEKCFGPQRHSHVLGFGGGMKRKHFNCSQADYIKDLEAKLHEKEEENNNLKRRMDGIESRLSKIENENQATSDAPTMSGEDDTLP from the exons ATGAAACCAATGCTTGCCAAAAGTAGTGTAGGCAACATCCGAAAGCCTGTAAAATTTTTAGCTCCTGGTAAGTTGGCCAAGGAGCGTGGATATGGACATAAAACGAGGCCTGTTGGAGATTCTAATG GAAATGCATCTGCTCACAAGAGCTTAGGGGGAATTCAAAGGCTACAGGTTGAGCAAGAAGCTCAATACATCGGCTATCAACGAAGAATTG GTGGAATTTCAGCCCATACTCTTATTGTGCATTTTGGGGAAGATGAATGGAAAGAAAGAGATTTTACGGATGATAGTTCTTTCTTAGAAATCTTGAATATATGTAAAAAGTTCATTGACATATATTCTGTTGGTTTCAAAGTCACGGATGGGGATGGTAAGCCTTTGAGAAATGATAAAGATTTATTGGCTATGTTGAATGAACATGAGTACGTGGAGAACATAGACATTTATGTAGATGTGGATGAAACTGCCCAACCATTGCTCTTCAAACTGCCTGAAGACAATACAACATCTG ATTATATCTCAATCCCAAGAGTTCCAAAAGTGAGAGATACTAAAATATTGGGTGATTATAAGGCAAATGAGAAAGTCATTGTACGGGGGGATGTGGTAAATGGAAGTGAACAAGCTAGTACAGTTCAATGGTTCATAACTATTTCGAAGAACTTTGATATCGAGACTGGCTTGCAATCTATCAGTGAATGTACGATCAACAAG GATTTTCAAATACCAATTGAGGCTGTTGGTCATTATCTTGTTGCTAAATTTACTCCTATGACTGAAGATGGTGAAAGTGGTGAATCGAGCTATGTTGTTACAGACAAATATGTTGATG ATTCAGCAACTCAAAAGGCGAGAAAAGTTAGAGGAAAAAATAAGAATAAGAAAATTGCAGCTTTAAAAAGTGGAGAAAAGATGGAGATCGAATTCTACAACAATCGTGCAGTGGGAAAACATCACAGATATTGGTCAAGACACTTGGGGAAAATCGTGCGCGACAAGCATATCTGCCCTATACAAGTGAAAACATGGAAAGAGTTGACTGAATTAGACAAGCAACACATGTGGGATTCGGTGAAG gAATGCTTTTTCAATCCTAATATAGAATTATATCGTGAGCATACTTTGGAGCATATGGGGGCTTTGTGGACAGCATGGAGGTCATCCTTGAATGTTGACTATGTGAGACCTTGCAAAACTAAAGCTGAAGTTTTAAAGAATGTGCCGCAAGGGTTTAATGCTAAAGAATGTGACTGGCTTGTAACTAATAAGTTCCTAACTGATGGGTTTCAG AAAACCAGTAACCAGAATTCTAATAATCGGGTAAATGGAGTAATGCCTCATCGAACTGGAAGCAAGCCGCACAGACAACTGATATATGAAATG GGAGGCAAGGATAATAACCCACCTGATATTGCAAAAATTTTCTATGAGACTCGACATAAAAATGGAAAGCTTGTTGATCCAGAAACGCaagaaaaatat GATGAGATTGTGAAGACTGTTCAATCTAATGCATCACTCTCACATATTGAGGTTGTTGAAAAGTGTTTTGGACCACAGCGCCATAGTCATGTCCTTGGTTTTGGAGGTggaatgaaaagaaaacattttaattgTTCACAAGCTGATTATATAAAAGATCTTGAGGCTAAGCTCCATGAGAAGGAAGAAGAAAATAATAATCTTAAGAGACGCATGGATGGAATTGAAAGTAGATTATCGAAAATCGAGAATGAAAACCAAGCAACTTCAGATGCACCTACAATGTCTGGTGAAG ATGACACGCTGCCTTAA
- the LOC140822489 gene encoding uncharacterized protein produces MAPSKEWMSFFIDRFNEKYKVGVEQFLNYAFKKTSEENSIRCPCVKCNNTDYGSREVVEMHLNVNGIMPNYTTWYHHGERLCESSSDDEESEGSDCDEILRDLYPNMDGFYRSASEIGSSSENKHGEEPNDEAKKFYKLLKDSEQPTYPGCDTSKLSVLVKLLHIKSIGRWSNDSFDMLLQLLKQILPIGSNLPESYYDSKKIIKDLGLSYQKIDVCKNDCMLYWKEEDKSNMCKICGASRWKENSHNEETKVRNNGKKLEVKTLRYFPLKPRLQRLFMSKKTASFMRWHHEKRLDDGLMRHPADSMAWKSFDDLHKDFSIEPRNVPRVREMLLMSIFNL; encoded by the exons ATGGCACCTAGTAAGGAATGGATGAGTTTTTTCATTGATCGATTCAATGAAAAATACAAGGTTGGAGTTGAACaatttttgaattatgctttTAAGAAGACAAGTGAAGAGAATAGTATTCGGTGTCCATGTGTGAAGTGTAATAACACTGATTATGGATCTCGTGAAGTGGTTGAAATGCATCTAAATGTGAATGGAATAATGCCAAATTATACAACTTGGTATCACCATGGTGAAAGGCTTTGTGAGTCTTCATCTGATGATGAAGAATCAGAAGGAAGTGATTGTGATGAAATTTTAAGGGATTTGTATCCTAACATGGATGGTTTTTATAGAAGTGCATCTGAAATTGGTTCATCAAGTGAGAATAAACATGGAGAGGAACCGAATGATGAAGCAAAGAAATTTTACAAATTGTTAAAGGACTCTGAGCAACCAACTTATCCAGGTTGTGACACCTCAAAATTATCTGTGCTTGTCAAACTATTACACATTAAGAGTATTGGTCGATGGAGTAATGATTCATTTGATATGTTGCTACAGCTATTGAAACAAATACTCCCAATCGGTTCAAATTTGCCAGAATCCTATTATGattccaaaaaaattattaaagatCTTGGTCTCTCTTATCAAAAAATAGATGTGTGTAAAAATGATTGTATGCTGTATTGGAAGGAAGAAGACAAGTCTAACATGTGCAAAATATGTGGTGCTTCTAGATGGAAAGAAAATAGTCATAATGAGGAAACCAAAGTTCGAAACAATGGTAAGAAATTAGAAGTGAAGACCTTGCGTTACTTTCCTTTAAAGCCAAGGCTTCAAAGGTTATTCATGTCTAAAAAGACTGCTTCTTTTATGAGATGGCATCATGAAAAAAGATTAGATGATGGACTGATGAGACATCCAGCTGATTCTATGGCATGGAAGTCGTTCGATGATTTGCATAAAGATTTTTCCATTGAACCTCGAAAT GTCCCGAGGGTCCGGGAGATGCTATTGATGTCTATCTTCAACCTTTGA